In the Campylobacter sp. RM6914 genome, one interval contains:
- a CDS encoding phage protein GemA/Gp16 family protein gives MTKAQEIYRKQLLAIIHTHPFYKHAKANEAWGDFLSAWGAESCAKLGIKELINLIAVMDGKEHPKPKDSLFATRSQIYAIESIWQKVAKDTSERALIFFIKKVTKNLYLKVEHLKKKEASKVLIVLKKMENA, from the coding sequence ATGACCAAGGCTCAAGAGATTTATAGAAAGCAGCTACTAGCGATCATCCACACTCATCCGTTTTATAAACACGCTAAAGCTAACGAGGCTTGGGGTGATTTTTTAAGCGCATGGGGCGCAGAAAGCTGCGCTAAGCTAGGTATTAAAGAGCTTATAAATTTAATAGCCGTTATGGACGGCAAAGAGCACCCAAAGCCAAAAGATAGCTTGTTTGCCACAAGATCTCAGATATACGCCATAGAGAGTATTTGGCAAAAGGTGGCAAAAGATACAAGCGAGCGAGCTTTGATATTTTTTATAAAAAAAGTAACTAAAAATTTATATCTAAAAGTGGAGCATCTTAAGAAAAAAGAGGCTTCAAAGGTGCTAATAGTGCTTAAAAAGATGGAGAACGCCTGA
- a CDS encoding host-nuclease inhibitor Gam family protein, with protein sequence MQINSFSDVDVALKRLCEVSVGIEKINGEVTLECNRIKEARKSEVERLESEKNFIEQQITIFCEDNKAEFAEKRSKEFTFGEIGYRISKSVSIPKVKAKLESLISSIKAFGLAKECITYSEVPNKEALAELKDEDLVKLGLKRVVKDNFRIVPKIESLEVGK encoded by the coding sequence ATGCAAATAAATAGTTTTAGCGACGTAGATGTCGCTTTAAAAAGATTATGCGAAGTAAGCGTAGGGATCGAAAAAATCAACGGTGAAGTAACGCTTGAATGTAACAGAATAAAAGAGGCTAGAAAGAGCGAGGTTGAAAGGCTTGAGAGCGAAAAGAACTTTATCGAGCAACAAATCACTATATTTTGTGAGGATAATAAAGCCGAATTTGCCGAAAAAAGAAGTAAAGAATTCACATTTGGCGAGATCGGTTATCGCATAAGCAAGAGCGTAAGTATACCTAAAGTAAAGGCAAAGCTTGAAAGCCTAATCAGCTCTATAAAGGCGTTTGGACTGGCCAAAGAGTGCATAACCTATAGCGAAGTTCCAAACAAAGAAGCTCTTGCCGAGCTAAAAGACGAGGACTTGGTAAAGCTTGGACTAAAAAGAGTGGTAAAAGACAACTTTAGAATAGTGCCAAAGATTGAGAGTTTGGAGGTAGGAAAATGA
- a CDS encoding DUF7768 domain-containing protein — MSKTTMRLVYVATPYAGLRGVSELNRPFLAKRIARDTCKRVREAGYMPISPILAFSEIFDEQKDREQVLEAGLELLSHCSYAYFYDLHPDSHLSEGMKKEREYARELGITELDLDGGFGF; from the coding sequence ATGAGTAAAACAACTATGAGGCTTGTCTATGTAGCTACGCCTTATGCGGGATTGCGCGGTGTAAGCGAATTAAATCGCCCATTCTTAGCAAAACGCATAGCTAGAGATACTTGCAAAAGAGTAAGAGAAGCTGGATATATGCCTATTAGCCCTATACTGGCTTTTAGCGAGATATTTGACGAGCAAAAAGATAGAGAGCAAGTGCTTGAAGCCGGGCTTGAGCTGCTTAGCCACTGCTCTTATGCGTATTTTTATGACTTGCATCCAGATAGTCATCTTAGCGAAGGTATGAAAAAAGAACGAGAATACGCAAGAGAGCTTGGCATAACCGAGCTTGATTTAGACGGCGGGTTTGGCTTTTAA
- a CDS encoding ATP-binding protein, whose product MNLKEKFEACKAYGVTNAVLAKHIGKGEGTVSGILNEKYDSANAELYRASIEAFLDKIIAKNTPTNDVCVPKSEVWLSLAQEKIRDRIFKMNATNYSFFELILGESGMGKTYLLETVTCELGGIYVKARKSLSASAFMSLLLRAVGEKPGHGNTDDKFERFCEVISANKTRLIVIDEADLFVRDNDLTFERKFELLREIYEYAKRKELGITVIAVGLSVLKKRIDKLGGYLQSRLTYSPEMTLSRDELLKIGEMSGLGSDVCEFLAGGDNARFFEKTALNMAIGYEERAAANLVYQVRR is encoded by the coding sequence ATGAATTTAAAAGAGAAATTTGAAGCGTGCAAGGCTTACGGCGTAACAAACGCAGTTTTAGCAAAGCATATCGGCAAGGGAGAAGGCACCGTAAGCGGTATTTTAAACGAGAAATACGATTCGGCGAATGCAGAGCTTTACAGGGCATCAATCGAAGCGTTTTTGGACAAAATAATCGCTAAAAACACGCCTACAAATGACGTGTGTGTGCCTAAAAGCGAAGTTTGGCTAAGTCTGGCTCAAGAAAAAATCAGAGATAGGATTTTTAAGATGAATGCCACAAATTACAGCTTTTTTGAGTTGATTTTAGGCGAAAGCGGTATGGGTAAAACATACTTGCTAGAAACGGTAACGTGCGAACTTGGCGGCATATATGTAAAAGCACGCAAAAGCCTAAGCGCAAGCGCATTTATGAGCCTGCTTTTAAGAGCGGTGGGCGAAAAGCCGGGTCACGGAAACACGGATGATAAATTTGAGCGTTTTTGCGAGGTCATAAGTGCGAATAAAACGCGTCTAATCGTAATAGACGAGGCGGATTTGTTCGTGCGAGATAATGATTTGACATTTGAGCGAAAATTTGAGCTTTTAAGAGAAATTTACGAATATGCTAAACGCAAAGAGCTTGGCATAACGGTAATAGCCGTAGGACTTAGCGTGCTTAAAAAGCGAATTGATAAGCTTGGCGGATATTTGCAAAGCCGTTTAACCTATTCGCCAGAGATGACGTTAAGCCGTGATGAGCTTTTAAAAATAGGCGAGATGTCGGGGCTTGGTAGCGATGTATGCGAGTTTTTAGCCGGGGGCGATAACGCGCGCTTTTTTGAAAAAACGGCGCTAAATATGGCGATAGGCTACGAAGAGCGAGCGGCCGCAAACCTAGTATATCAAGTAAGGAGATAA